The Methanobrevibacter millerae genome includes the window AGCAAATCTAACATTTCTCAAAGAAGAAAATTACTCGACCATGTTTGTTATGTGGATATGAATGAAGACTTTATTGATGGAATTTACAACGATTCAGAACGACCTGGCCTTTATGGGGGATATTCAATACTTGCAGGCGATACTAGCATTTGCGATGCGCCAAATATTGGATACACAGAAAAACAACTAAAAGAATTAAATAATCCACATTTCAATAGATTGCGAAAGGAATTAATAAGATTTAGAGCATCCTGCATTGCAGATACACAAACAGATTTCATATTAACGGCCACAATAACTAACAGCAAAAAAATAGGGGAAGTAGAACTCGCAATGCAAGATTTAGACAACTTAAACCAAAGAATCGACATGACCAACACCATCACAACCTACGACAGAGGATACGACGCCCTTGAACTAATGCTCAAACATAAGAGCATAAATTCATATTTTCTAATAAGATTAAAAGCAGATGACTTTATAAACGAACGAAAATATATGAAAACAAATGATGAAATAATAAACATCACCATAAATAGAATACGAACACAAAACTTTCACGATGAAGAATTAAAGAAACAAGCACGAGAAAAAAGAAGCACAGAAATAAGAATAACAGAAATAGAACTAACAACTAAAACAGGAAAAAAATACACAGAAATACTAGCAAGCAATTTACCCTTCGATAAATTCACTACCTCCGATTTAAAAGAATTATATAACAAAAGATGGAAAATAGAAACCAATTTCGACAGATTAAAAAACATAATACACATAGAAAACTTCAGCGGATACAACGAAGAAATCATACAACAAGACTTCTACGCCAACATATTCATGTTTAATTATCTCATGGCAATGAAACTCGATGCAGACCAAAAAATACAAGAAAAACAAAAAAATAAAAACCTAAAACACGAATATAAAACAAATCTCAATGTCTTATTCGGATTAATTAAATTAGACATGCCAGACTTATTATCGGATGACCCTAAGGAAAGAGAAAATGCTGTAAAACGAATATTGAATACCGCACAATCGAACTTAGTTGAAAAAAATAGAGTAAATGATAGGAATCCTGACAGAACAGCCAAAGATCCAAATAACAAATTCCCTCCAACTCAAAGAAGAGGTGAATAAAAAAATTAATTTCACAAAAATTTCTTAAATTAACAGGGTTGATATTGAAAAGAAAATTATTTATTCAATTGATTTAAATATATTAAAACATAATAAACTCGTGATTTTTATGACTATCAAAGATGAAATTAAAAAAATTAGAGATAATGTTTATGAAATTCCGGGAAGCTATAACAAGCAGATGAGGGCTTCCGGAAGGTTATATATTGATGATGAAAGCTTTGAAGCACTTGAAGAAGGTGCAGTCCAGCAAATCGTTAATGTTGCATGCTTGCCTGGTGTATTCAGATACTCTATCGGATTGCCTGATATTCACTTTGGATACGGATTCCCAATAGGCGGAGTTGCAGCATTCAACATGAGAAACGGTATTGTATCTCCGGGTGGTGTCGGTTTTGACATTAACTGTGGTGTCAGATTAATCAAATCCAATTTGTGCCAAGAAGATATTGAAGGCCATTTGGATGAACTTGTGGATGCTTTGTTTAAAAACATTCCGTCAGGTGTCGGGTCTAAAGGAAAAGTAAAATTATCCCAGGACGACATTAACAATGTTTTGGATTACGGTGCCGAATGGGCTGTCGAAAACGGCTACGGATGGGATGAGGATTTGGAAGTTTTAGAAGAAAACGGAAGAATCAAAGCGGCTGATTCATCTGAAGTCAGTGACAAGGCTAAAAAAAGAGGAATTCCACAACTCGGATCTCTTGGTTCAGGTAATCATTTCCTTGAAATTCAGGTCGTTGATGAAATCTACAACGAAGAGGTGGCTGATGTTTATGGCTTGAAAAAGGGAATGATTGTTATTATGGTTCACACAGGTTCCCGTGGATGCGGACACCAGGTGTGTTCAGATTATTTGAGATTAATGGATAAGGCTTATAAAAATTATAAAATCAACATTGCAGACAGACAACTTGCTTGTGCTCCTCTTGACTCTAAAGAAGCTCAAAGCTATTTAAAAGCAATGTATGCTGCAGCGAATTATGCATGGGCAAACAGGCAAATGATTACTCATTGGATTCGTGAATCATTTGAAGATGTCTTAGGCAAATCTGCCCGCGATATGGACATGCAAATAGTTTATGATGTAGCTCACAACATCGCTAAAGAGGAAACCCATGACTTCAAGGGAAGAGATATGGAAGTTCTTGTTCACAGAAAAGGAGCAACCCGTGCATTCGGGCCTGGCCGTGAAGAGGTTCCGGTCAAATACCGTGATGTCGGCCAGCCTGTATTGATTCCGGGAACTATGGGAACAGCATCATATGTATTGCACGGAACACAAACTGCAATGGAAGAAACATTTGGTTCTACTGCTCATGGGGCAGGAAGGGTACTGTCACGTTCACAGGCTAAAAAGGATTACAATCCTGAAGATATAGTGAATAATATGGAAAACAATGGAATTAAGGTAAAGGCAACATCAAAAAGTGTCATTGCTGAAGAGGCACCTGGTGCATATAAGGATGTTGACAGTGTAGTTCGCGTATCTGACTCAACAGGAATTGCAAAACTTGTAGCTAAAGTAAAACCTTTAGCCGTTACAAAAGGGTAGTTATACTATGATTGGAATTATTGGTGGAAGTGGAGTATACGAAATAACTTCTAAAGCAGACAATGTGGAAAAAAAGATAGTCACTACAGATTACGGGGATGTAGAAGTATCCATTCTTGATATCTTTCAAAAAAAAGTAGCATTTATTCCAAGACATGCTTCAGGCCACAGTATTCCTCCACACAAAATCAATTTCAGAGCAAATATTGATGCATTAAAAAATGTTGGTGTGACACAGATTATAGCAACAAATTCTGTCGGATCCATGAATTTGGAAATGCCTCCCGGATCTTTTGTCATTCCGGATGACTTTTTAGACTTTTCAGAAAATCGTGAAAAAACATTTTATGAAGATAGTGTGGTTCATATTGATGTCACACAGCCATATTGTCCTAAATTAAAGGATATTCTGGATAAATCAGGTGATGTAATATTAGGTGGAACCTACGTCTGTACACAGGGCCCTAGATTTGAAACCCCTGCAGAGATAAAAATGTTTAAGATGCTCGGAGGGGATTTGGTTGGAATGACAGGACTTCCTGAAGTAACCCTAGCTCGTGAGAGGGAAATGTGCTATAATTCAATTTGTATTGTTTCCAATTATGCATCAGGAATATCTGAAAATGAATTGACCATAGATGAGGTCTTTGAAATGATCCAGTCTCTTGAAAAAGATTTATTGGAGTTAATTTATAACTTTATTAAGAATGCTGAGGACTCAGATTGTACATGTCATCATGCACTTGACGGGGCTGAAGTTTAGGTGATTTTATGGCAAAGGTAATATTGTTAAACGCTTCTCCGAGAGCAAACAGCAACACTTTGGATGTTTTAAACGTGTGTGCTCGCGAAATTGAAAAGAACGGTGTTGAAACAGAAATCATATCTTTAAAAGGCAAAAATATTCAATCATGCAAAGCCTGTCTGTCCTGTCATGAAACGGGGAAATGTGCTTTGAATGATGGATTGAATGAAATCATTGACAAACTGCGTGATGCTCAGGGTTTTATTCCCGCTGCACCTGTTTATTTTGGAACTGCAAGGGGAGATGTCATGGCAGCGCTTCAAAGGATTGGAAAGGTTTCAAGATATTCGGACAGGTTCTTGGATTGGATGGTCGGTGGACCTATTGCTGTGGGAAGGCGCGGGGGTCAGACATTGACATTGCAGGAAATGACGATGTTTTTCCCAATCAATAATATGATTATTGCCGGAAGTACATATTGGAACATTGTCTTTGCAGGTGAGGAAGGAACTGCCTTTGAAGACACGGAAGGAATTCAGACTATACGTTTATTTGGTGAGAATGTCTCCAGGATAATAAAAAAACTAGGTGAATAATTATGAAAATTGCTGTTGTATCATCAAATGGTAAGGATGTGGATTTGCATTTGGGAAAAGGATATTCTTTGTATGTCTATGACTATGAAGATGACGATTTGACTTTTGTAGAACACAGGGAAGTTGACATTGATTTGGAAAGTCAGCATCAGGGAAGCAAAGTAATTAAAGCATGTGAAGACTGTGATATTATTATTGCTCAACAATATGGTTTTAAATCTAAAGTCAAAGCCAATGAGTTAAACATAAAACTGGTTGCGGATGAAGGATCTGTTGATGAAGTTTTAAAACGCTATATTGACCATTATAACTTCATGAAGAATTAAACTTGTCTTAAGGCAAGTTTCCTATATTCTTTCATTTCATTTATTTTTGTATTTTTGTTTTTATGCTTGTTTTTCAATGATAAGTCTGCAATTGTGTAAATATATCCTTGTTCTTTTATTAACTCAACCAATCTTCTTGAATAGGTAACATGAGGTTTTTCAAGTCTTAATGTCATCAAATCCAGCATGTCATGGTAATTGATTCCTAATTCATCAACCATGTGATGCATTTCATTAATTAATTCAAGACCCCATTCTTTCAAGGTTATCTCTTCACCGTCCTTGATAAGTCTCATTTCATCATCAAATGCTCTTTCCGCAGTAAGCTCTTCGTTAATCAAAGCTTCTTCCTGCCAGTTTTCATAATCGCTTTCATTTTTAACTAGCATGTAGATTGTAAACAGATGCAGAAACTGCATATCTCTTTTTGTAAGGCCGCACCTATAAAATGGATTAATATCTAAGGTTCTTATTTCAACATATTCTATGCCCGTTTCATTCAGGGAGTTTAACATATCTTTCGGATTTTTTGGTTTCAATCTGATTTGAGTATAAAGTTCTTTTGCTTCAGATAAATCTCCGGATTCAATGTATGATGTCACATCTTGTGTGAATTCTTCAACACTTTTGTAGCTTGGATATAATTTTTTCAGGTTTTTATAACCGCATGATCCATTTCTAAGGGAACATCCTATCGTTGAATAGTAATCTCCGTATTCGTCCTGCTTATCCATTAAATCAATACAATCGGAGGTAAATGTTTTATGGCAGGCTATTGAGCTGCCGGTTAGGTAGATAACAAGCCAACAATATCTGATATAATTTCTAGTTATCTTCAGATAAACCTCATTTTTAAATTCTTCATATGTGAACTCCTCGTCAACTATTGAATATAATTTCCTGAGAGTTTCATCCCCAAATGAAAAATTAAAATGAATGCCTGAAATCATCTGTTTTTTAAGCCCGTACTTTTTAGCCAGTTTTATACGATATTCCTCTGACTTTTGTCCTTCTTCATCGTCACCGTAATGTGCAATAGGTATTTCATTCTCTTCAGGTAATATGGACGGAAGTGAATGGAACCAGAAGTATTCGTTTTCAGGCAGGGCTTCATTGACCATGTCTGACAGCGAACAGAATGTTGTGAATGCCATATCAATGTTATTGAATGTTGGTGTGATTATTTCTATTTGGCTTTCCGAAAAGTCTGTTGTAACAATGGGATTGCTTATCTTATCGCCAAAAATTTCTGGATGTGGTGTTAATGATAATTCTCCTATGGAATGGACGCGCAATGTTTCTCTTTCGATTCCAAATGAACCAGATAGAATTTCATCTTTTGTTAGCTTTTTTAAATATGAAAGATTCATTTATGTGCCTCCTTTTTTTATTCCATCATGTAGTGATTATCAGCTCTTTTTCAGTTTCTATATTTTATGTTATTTTATTATATGATGGGATTATATAATTATTGCCATATTTCTATAACGATTGTTATATTATTCATGATATATAAATGTAATTATATATTGGTTCCGGCCATGGTGTTGATGATATGTCTTGCAGCATAACTGAACAATTTTTATAAAATCATGAAATTATTTCTATGGGTGGTAGTTTTAAAGTTATTTTTTCATAAGCTGGAAAACAATTAATTTTATTTAATATTAATATTTAATCTATTATTATGTCAAATGATGATTACTTTAATTTTGAAAATGAGGATAGGGATTTTCCATTTTATAAAAAAATCCATATGTTCCTAAAAGTGGGTGGATAGTTTTAATCGTAGCATCCATTGTAGGAATGCTGATGCAGGGATTAACCGGTAATGAAATCCTTGATGGAATACTATTCATACTGATTGTTCTTGTTCCTGTGTTGTATTATTTGAAATGGGATTATACAGCAATATTTCAAAAACCGAAGTCAAAAGAAGTTTTGCTTGCAATAGGTCTTTTTGCCGGTTATATGATTTATTCATTAGCAGTGGGGAGCGTTTTGGATTACTATGGTTGGAGTGCTACTCCGACAATAGCTGAAAATTCTTTAAATATTGCATCCATTGTTGCATTGTTGTTTTCATTGATGGGTGAGGAGTTAATTAAGTTTGTCCCATTCATGTTATTTTTAAGGATATTGTACAAGTATTCCAATAATCGTAAACTGTCTGTTGTAGTATCAATGCTAATTGTAATGGTATTCTTTGCATTGTTGCATGCAATGGATTTCAGATCATTGTTTTCTGTACTTGTATTGCAGGGTTTAGGCTCAATCTTTGAATTCATTGGTTATATCAAAACGAAAAATATAATGGTATCATACATCACGCATTTGTGTACTGATGTATTCATATTTGCATTGATTATGATGGGGGTAGCCTAATGAAGAAAATATTGTATGTATTGTTTGTAATAGCTATTTTGACCTGCAGCGTATCAGTTAGCTTTGCAGCTGATGCTATTAACAACACTACTGATTTAAATCAGGCAGTAAGTCAGGCTCAAAAGGATAATAAAACGATAATGCTGGTCTTTGATCAGGACGGCTGTTATTATTGTGATTTATTAAAAAAAGATGTTTTATCAAACAATGATGTTATATCCAAGTTAAACGAGGGATTCATCACTGTTGTCGTGGATATTAACTCTCAGCCGCAATTGGCAGCCAAATATCATGTTGTCGGAACCCCTACCATGATATTTTTAGATTCTAATCAAAAGGAAATAAATAAAATTGAAGGGTATGTTGATGCGGGAGAATTTTTAAACACTATTAAGGGGATGTAGATGGAAGTATTTCCCTTAATTTCTTTTTTTACAGGAGTCATTTCAATATTGTCTCCATGCATACTGCCGATATTACCGATATTCATTGGATTTAGCTTAAAATCAAAAACTAAAGCAGAAATTCTTTCATTTACTGTGGGTTTGTTTTCAATTTTTACGATTATTGTTTTTCTAACGGGATTTTTCACAGCAATTGTATATCAGTATATCAGCTACTTTAGGATTATTTCTGCGGTTTTACTTTTGATAATTGGTATCCTGATGTTGTTTGACTATTCATTTGGTTTTATAACAGTCAAATCAAGAAATCATGATGGCATACTTGGTTCATTTGCACTGGGTTTTTTAACATCAGTTGCATGGGTGCCATGTTACAGTGCCTATCTGATGAGTCTGATTTCTCTTCTTGTATCCTCAGCGGATCCTTTTTATGCGTCATTCAATATCATATTGTACTGTTTGGGCTTTGGATTAACATTATTGGTCTTAAGTTTTGTGATGTCTAAAATCAACTTCGAATCTTTCATTAAAAAGACAAGTTATATTCCAAAAATTTTTGCAGTGTTGATTATTTTGAGTGCAATTTATATGCTCATATAATTTTTCAATAATATTTATATACCATGAATAAAATAACTAATAACAACCTTTATGGGCGGGTTTTAATTAAATAAAACTAAATTACAAATTATTCTTTAAATAACGTGAGAAGAACTCACAATAGTCAAATAAGAGATTATAGAGTTATAATCTGTTATAATTTCATTTTATAGATTATTTTATGTAAGATTAATGAAATACTCTATTTGAGGACTATTTTTCAAAATTAAATGGCGATTCGCTAAATTATTAAAAATATTATTAAAATTAAAAACGGTTGATATAATGGCAAAAGCAAAATCTAGACGTAGAGTACGTGACACTTGGAAAGAAAAATCATGGTATACTATTAAAACACCATTAATGTTTGAAGAAAAAGAAATTGGAGAAACTCCAGCTAAAGATCCAGAACTCTTAATTGGAAGAGGAGTAGAAGTTACAATGAGAGAATTAACTGGTGACTTCTCAAAACAATACATTAAACTCAGGTTTGAAATTGAAAATGTAGCTGGTGATGTTGCAAACACCAAATTTACCGGTCACAAAACTACTACTGATTATGTAAGAAGTATGATTAGAAGAGGAACATCCAGAATCGATGCTTCCACTATTGTTACAACAA containing:
- a CDS encoding flavodoxin family protein, with the translated sequence MAKVILLNASPRANSNTLDVLNVCAREIEKNGVETEIISLKGKNIQSCKACLSCHETGKCALNDGLNEIIDKLRDAQGFIPAAPVYFGTARGDVMAALQRIGKVSRYSDRFLDWMVGGPIAVGRRGGQTLTLQEMTMFFPINNMIIAGSTYWNIVFAGEEGTAFEDTEGIQTIRLFGENVSRIIKKLGE
- a CDS encoding cytochrome c biogenesis CcdA family protein, whose protein sequence is MEVFPLISFFTGVISILSPCILPILPIFIGFSLKSKTKAEILSFTVGLFSIFTIIVFLTGFFTAIVYQYISYFRIISAVLLLIIGILMLFDYSFGFITVKSRNHDGILGSFALGFLTSVAWVPCYSAYLMSLISLLVSSADPFYASFNIILYCLGFGLTLLVLSFVMSKINFESFIKKTSYIPKIFAVLIILSAIYMLI
- a CDS encoding type II CAAX prenyl endopeptidase Rce1 family protein, with translation MQGLTGNEILDGILFILIVLVPVLYYLKWDYTAIFQKPKSKEVLLAIGLFAGYMIYSLAVGSVLDYYGWSATPTIAENSLNIASIVALLFSLMGEELIKFVPFMLFLRILYKYSNNRKLSVVVSMLIVMVFFALLHAMDFRSLFSVLVLQGLGSIFEFIGYIKTKNIMVSYITHLCTDVFIFALIMMGVA
- a CDS encoding thioredoxin fold domain-containing protein → MKKILYVLFVIAILTCSVSVSFAADAINNTTDLNQAVSQAQKDNKTIMLVFDQDGCYYCDLLKKDVLSNNDVISKLNEGFITVVVDINSQPQLAAKYHVVGTPTMIFLDSNQKEINKIEGYVDAGEFLNTIKGM
- a CDS encoding NifB/NifX family molybdenum-iron cluster-binding protein produces the protein MKIAVVSSNGKDVDLHLGKGYSLYVYDYEDDDLTFVEHREVDIDLESQHQGSKVIKACEDCDIIIAQQYGFKSKVKANELNIKLVADEGSVDEVLKRYIDHYNFMKN
- a CDS encoding 30S ribosomal protein S3ae, whose amino-acid sequence is MAKAKSRRRVRDTWKEKSWYTIKTPLMFEEKEIGETPAKDPELLIGRGVEVTMRELTGDFSKQYIKLRFEIENVAGDVANTKFTGHKTTTDYVRSMIRRGTSRIDASTIVTTKDEHRIKLHVLAVTIRRAKSSQQKYMRQVIEDLLKETAAERTYEELVKSSVNGKLASEIYHTAKKIYPLKRVEIIKSKVIN
- the mtnP gene encoding S-methyl-5'-thioadenosine phosphorylase is translated as MIGIIGGSGVYEITSKADNVEKKIVTTDYGDVEVSILDIFQKKVAFIPRHASGHSIPPHKINFRANIDALKNVGVTQIIATNSVGSMNLEMPPGSFVIPDDFLDFSENREKTFYEDSVVHIDVTQPYCPKLKDILDKSGDVILGGTYVCTQGPRFETPAEIKMFKMLGGDLVGMTGLPEVTLAREREMCYNSICIVSNYASGISENELTIDEVFEMIQSLEKDLLELIYNFIKNAEDSDCTCHHALDGAEV
- a CDS encoding RtcB family protein yields the protein MTIKDEIKKIRDNVYEIPGSYNKQMRASGRLYIDDESFEALEEGAVQQIVNVACLPGVFRYSIGLPDIHFGYGFPIGGVAAFNMRNGIVSPGGVGFDINCGVRLIKSNLCQEDIEGHLDELVDALFKNIPSGVGSKGKVKLSQDDINNVLDYGAEWAVENGYGWDEDLEVLEENGRIKAADSSEVSDKAKKRGIPQLGSLGSGNHFLEIQVVDEIYNEEVADVYGLKKGMIVIMVHTGSRGCGHQVCSDYLRLMDKAYKNYKINIADRQLACAPLDSKEAQSYLKAMYAAANYAWANRQMITHWIRESFEDVLGKSARDMDMQIVYDVAHNIAKEETHDFKGRDMEVLVHRKGATRAFGPGREEVPVKYRDVGQPVLIPGTMGTASYVLHGTQTAMEETFGSTAHGAGRVLSRSQAKKDYNPEDIVNNMENNGIKVKATSKSVIAEEAPGAYKDVDSVVRVSDSTGIAKLVAKVKPLAVTKG
- a CDS encoding glutamate--cysteine ligase, coding for MNLSYLKKLTKDEILSGSFGIERETLRVHSIGELSLTPHPEIFGDKISNPIVTTDFSESQIEIITPTFNNIDMAFTTFCSLSDMVNEALPENEYFWFHSLPSILPEENEIPIAHYGDDEEGQKSEEYRIKLAKKYGLKKQMISGIHFNFSFGDETLRKLYSIVDEEFTYEEFKNEVYLKITRNYIRYCWLVIYLTGSSIACHKTFTSDCIDLMDKQDEYGDYYSTIGCSLRNGSCGYKNLKKLYPSYKSVEEFTQDVTSYIESGDLSEAKELYTQIRLKPKNPKDMLNSLNETGIEYVEIRTLDINPFYRCGLTKRDMQFLHLFTIYMLVKNESDYENWQEEALINEELTAERAFDDEMRLIKDGEEITLKEWGLELINEMHHMVDELGINYHDMLDLMTLRLEKPHVTYSRRLVELIKEQGYIYTIADLSLKNKHKNKNTKINEMKEYRKLALRQV
- a CDS encoding transposase translates to MINFMEYCDETWVNLNKYVDRKYIIDDGKNHFVRNRKTNLESIIKYPFYDCGRTTAIEAINFIRKEKKDKNMTLSKSNISQRRKLLDHVCYVDMNEDFIDGIYNDSERPGLYGGYSILAGDTSICDAPNIGYTEKQLKELNNPHFNRLRKELIRFRASCIADTQTDFILTATITNSKKIGEVELAMQDLDNLNQRIDMTNTITTYDRGYDALELMLKHKSINSYFLIRLKADDFINERKYMKTNDEIINITINRIRTQNFHDEELKKQAREKRSTEIRITEIELTTKTGKKYTEILASNLPFDKFTTSDLKELYNKRWKIETNFDRLKNIIHIENFSGYNEEIIQQDFYANIFMFNYLMAMKLDADQKIQEKQKNKNLKHEYKTNLNVLFGLIKLDMPDLLSDDPKERENAVKRILNTAQSNLVEKNRVNDRNPDRTAKDPNNKFPPTQRRGE